The DNA segment CGGGATCGAGAAGGTGATATCGCTGTAACCGAAGCCACTGGACTGGCTCACATTGCCCACGGTGTCGGTGACGTTGTTGACGTATAGCGCCATGCCCCAGGTCTCGTTCTCGATACCCGCGCGCAGGTTGACGGTCGAATAGTTACCGTAATTGGTGAGGTAGGGATCCGTCGCGCTGATGCTCGACTTCATCTTCCCGGTATAGGCATAGTCTGCGCGCAGCATTGCGTCGAAGCGGTCGTTCAACGCCCACTTGTAAGAGGCCGAGGCCGCGCCGCTCCACTTCGGGCTGTTGGCCAGACGATCGCCTTTCCGCCCGGTGGATGCGCTGATGAGGATATCTTCGCTCGACTGATCCTCGGTCAGTTTGCCATCGGTGTAGCCACCCGAAACGGAAAGCGACAGGCCCGCCAGCGGACGCGCGGTCAGGTCGAATTCACCGCCGCGAATACGCGCAGCGCCGGCATTGGTAAGAAAGGCGTAGAGCCCGTCGGCAGTGCGCGCCATAACCTGCATGTTGCTCCAGTCGATCTGGAACATCGATGCATTGAACACGACCTTGCCGCCCAGCCAGCTTGTCTTGATGCCCGCTTCGTAGTTCCACAGGCTGTCGGAATCATAGGCGATCAGGTGCGCCGGCAGGATCGGGATGTTGTTTGCCCCGCCCGGACGGAAGCCCTTGCCCGCGCTGGCATAAGCCATGAAATCCGGCGTGAAGTTGTAACTGACGTTGAACTTCTGGATGAGGCCGTTCGCGCTGGCCTTGCGCTCCTCGTAATCGGCAAGGATGCTTCCCGTGAGCGGGCTGGCCAGGGTGGACTCGCCACTCACGGTCTTGGAGTAGTCGTAATAACGCAGGCCGCCGGTGAGGCTGAGCTTATCGGTGGGGTGCAGGGTAACTTCACCGAAGCCGGCGATCTGCTCTGTCCTGGTTTCGACATAGCGATAGCTCAGGTTCTGAAGCGGACTGGGTACCGACCCGTCGACCGGGCTCACGCTCGTCGTATTGCTGTCGATGTGGTCCTTGCGGTGCTCGTAGTAGCCGCCGATCGTCCAGTCGATCAGGTTGGTGCCGTTAGACGCCAGACGGACTTCGTAGTTCTGCGACTTGAGCCATGCAGGCTGATAGCCGATGACCGGCAGCACGGACTGCGCGTAATCGCTGAAGTCGGACTGCTGGTCGGGCGAGCAGGCACTGCTCTGGCCATAGTAGGCACTGCAGATCGAGGGAAGCGAACCCAGGACCTGTACAGTAGGCGTGAAATCGACCGTACGCACGATGTTGAACTTGTAGTAGGTACCGGTGGCCGTCAACGTGGCGAAGCCGAAGTCCTGGTCAGCCTTGAGGTTGTAAAGCTGCATTTCGCTGTTGAAGGGCAACTGCACCTTGGAGTCGGTCTTGTAGCGGCCGAGCTGCGGATACCAGCCCTGCTGATCATCGGCCGTCGTCTTTTCGTAGATGGCAGTGGCAAGGATCTTCGTATCCGGCCCCGGCTCATAGCCGATCAGGGCACGCACGCCGCGCGCCTCACTATCGTTGATGTTCTTTTCGCCGTAAAGGACATTGTCGATAAAGCCGGGCTTCTTCTGGTAGTATCCGACGACGCGGACCCCCAGCTTGTCCTCGACGATCGGGACGTTGACCATCGCCTTCACGCCGTAGCCTGTACCGCCGCCGTCGATTGCCGACGCATCGGCCTCGGCCGCCGCTTCGTAAGTAGAAGCGTCCGGCTTCTTGAAAATGACGCGCAGGGTGCCCGCCATAGAGCTGGCGCCATAGAGCGTACCTTGCGGACCGCGTAGGACCTCCACACGCTCAACATCGAAAAGGTTGAGATTGGCCGCGACTGCTCCGGGGTCCTGGTTCGTGCCGCTCGGACCGGTGACAGGCGTTTCGTCGTAGTACAGGCCAACGGTGGCTTCGCCAGCGGCGTTCACGCCGCGGATGCTGATGCGGCTGGACCCGATCTGACCTTGCGAAACATTGAGGTTCGGCACCTGGCGGAAATAGCCGGTAATCTCGCTCGACCCCATTTCCCGGAGCGTTTCACCACTCATCGCCGCGATGCTGATCGGCGTCTCCTGCAGGGTCGAATCGCGGCGCAGGGCAGTCACCACGATATCGCCCGAGGCCAGGATACCCCCGTTTGCGCTTTCGCTGGTGGCAGCAGCATTGCTGGTCTGCGCCATCGAAGTGAGCGGGAATGCGGATACAGCGGCCAGAAGCGTGGCCATGATGATCGAAGATTTCATGTGGAAAGATACCCCCCTTGATACAGGACGATTATGGTTGGCGATGCGCCAGCCTCCCGTGCAATCCTTCCCAGACGCCGATTATCTTTTTGATTGGGATGTTCTGGATGCGGCATGGCCCAGGTCCCGTCGAACTTTACGGCGGACAGGCGATGGCCGGACAAAAGCCCGATACTGCCGCCTGCATTGCCGTTCGCTCCGGTCACAAAGCCATGCCCCACCTTGCCCTCACGAGTGCGACCCGAAGGGTGTTCACAAGGGAAGACGCAGCGGCGAAACGAGTCCTCACCGAATTATGAAAGTTTTTTTGCAGTGCAGCAGACCGCGATGAGCCGCAGCCGAGTATCAGAAGATCGCGTTGAACCCGATCGACACAGTGCGGGGACGGACCCGGGTGATCGTTCGCGGCGCGAAGATGAAATCGGAAGCCTGGATACGGCCGTGGCTTCCCGTCAGATTGGTGACGCCAAGTATCACCGAATGAACCGATCCTTGCAGGCTTGCCCGCAGGTCGATCGATCCGGCGCTGCCGATACGCATGACACGCTCGTCAGTGCGGTTGGCCGTCGAATAATGGCGGCTGCTGAAATGGCCGGAGAGCGCCAGCTTGAACGCGAGGTCGCCGCCGAGGTCCCAGCGGCTTGTCAGGACGCTGCTCACGATGAACGGGGGAACGAAGGCAAGGCGATCGCCCGCGCGGCCGGACGTCTGCGCGATCTCGCTTACCTGATCGGAAGTCAGGCGGGGATCGAGGTAGGTCGCCTGCACGTTCGCCTCGAGGTGTTCGCCGACCCGGGCATCCAACCCCAGTTCGATCCCGTCGATACGCGCACTGCCAAGGTTACTGATGATGGCAAAGGCGCCGTTGTTGGTAATGGCCGAGACTTCCATGTCCGACCAGGTCTGACGGAACGCGGCGCCGCTAAGCTGGATCGCATCGCGCCCCAGCGAGACGCGCCACCCCAGTTCCCGGCTGACGAGGCGATCGCCGCGGTACACCGCAGCGTCTCTGGGCAGGCCCGGCACGATGTTGATGCCGCCCGGCCGAAAGCCCTGCGCCACCTCACCGTAGATCAGCCAATCGGGGGCAGGATGGAAATCGAAGCGCATCCGACCCGCGGTGCCCCGCACCGAGTATACGTAGGATTCAGATCCTTCACTGCCGTAGACCTCGGTCGCCGGATTGCGCAGAATGCTCTCTCCGCTTGCCGAGCGCCGATAGCGAAAGATGCGCCCCCCCGCCGTAACGTGGAGACGATCCGTTGCATTCCAGGTCACATCGCCGAATGCCGCCACCTGATTGAGGGACCCGGCAAAGCGCCGCAGGCTTAACAGCGGGGCGGCGGCATCGACCACTCCCTGCTCGTCCGCGCTGCGGGTCAGGCTTTCACCCCGGTCAGTCCGGCGATTGACGAAGAAACCGGCCGTCCAGTTCAGCGCGCCCCTTCCGGAAAGGCGCAATTCGGCCGAGGTGCTGGTGACACGCAGCGGCTGATCGAGCACGGCCGGCGTCGCGGTATCCAGATAGCTGCCGAATTGCGTGAGTTCGGCCGCGGAACATCCCGATGCAGCAGGCCTGTCGAAATAGCCGGCGCAGGCCTGCGCGTCACCGCGCAGATCTTCCAGGACGGCGGTGAAATCGAAACTTCGACGAGGCAGCCACCGGTAGCGCGAAGCCGAAAGTTCGACATCGGTGGTGCCCAGGGCGCCACGAACGACGGCAGAAGCCATCCAGAATCGGCTTGAAAAAGGCAGGCGAACGGTCCGGTTGGTCCGGTTCGTGCCGACGTCTCCGCTGCCGCTTCCGAAATCGTCATAGTCGGTCTTCTGATAGGCGCCTTCGAGCGAGAGCGACCAGTCCGGGTCGGGTTCCCACTTCACGGCCAGACGTGCACCGGCGTCGTCCCTGTTGCCGATATTGGCCAGACCGAGCGCCACGTTGTCGACAAAGCCCGCCTCGCGCCTGCGGTAGGCGACCGCGCGCAGCGCAGCGCGCCCGGGGAGAAGTGCGAGATTGATCACGGACGAGGCATCGAAACCGTTGCCTCCGCCCCTCGTGGAGGACACCGATCCGTCGAGATTGGCGGAATACCTGTCGAGTTCGGGCTGGCGAAAGAGCACGCGCATGGTGCCGGCCAGCGATCCGGCGCCGTAGAGAGTCCCCTGCGGCCCGCGCAGCACCTCGATCCGATCGACATCGATCAACAGCAGGTTGGGCGTCATCAGGCCGGGATCCGAAGTGGAGCCCGAAGGCCCCAGAACCGGAGCATTGCCGTAGTAGAGGCCGACGCTCGGCTCGCCTGCACTGATCACGCCGCGCAGCGACAACCGATCCAACCCCGCGCCTTGAGAGGTGATCGCCAGACTGGGCGCCAACCTTGCAACGTCCGCATTGGTCCTGCCCGCCAGTTCGCTCCACTGCTGCCCCTCAATCGCAATCATGCTGACCGGGGTGTCCAGCAGGAGCGTGGGCCTTCGCAGGGCGGTCACGATGATGGAAGACGGGGCGGCCGTCTGAACATGCCGCTCGGCAGGTGGAGCGGATGCGTCGGTGCCACCTTCGGATTTCGCGACTTCGATGCGCTCTATGACAAAGGTCCGAGGCGCGATGCGCCTGGCGCGCAGGCCCGTACCGCGCAGCATTTCATCGAGTGCGGCCTCCGGCTTCGACGGCTTGCCGGGCTTGCCCGCCCGAAGCCCGGACACCGTCTCGGGCCGGAAGAGAATCGACAGATGGCCGCGCCGGGCGAGGGCCTGCAGGGCCTCTGCCAGCGAAGCCTGCCCGGTCGCAGCAAACGCCGTCGGCACGGCGAAAGCGCAGCAGGACCACGCCAGGATAACAATCAGGGCCTGCCGTGCCATTACCAAGGGCGAAATCTCTTGCGTGTTTCCTGATAGGCGAAAGTTTGATTACTCTAGCTTGATTCGCCGACCGTGGTAGTCGGCCCACAACCTTTTTCACACCTGGGTCCCGGATGAGCGAGCCGAACAAACTGCACGACGCAATCTTTCCGCACCTGCCCGTCCTGCGACAATGGTTGCTGCGTCGCCTCGATCGCAAGGAAGACGTAGAAGACGTCGTACAGGACGTTTGGATGCGGCTTTGCCGGCTGCCGGATCAGGGCGTCATCGAAAATCCGCGCGCCTATCTGTTTCGCACCGCAGGGAGCGTCATGACCGACCGTTTCCGCCGCGGCGAAGTCCGGGCGGCCAAACGCCATGAGGAATTGACAGAAATTCGCCACCCCGTTGAGGAGATCACGCCCGAGCGCGTCTTGATGGGAAAGAATGAGATAGAAAGGGTCGTGGCACGCATCGGGATGTTGCCGGAGCGCACGCGCGATATCTTCGTGTTGAGCAGGTTTGAGAATCTAAATAACAAGCAGATCGCTGCCGCAATGGGCATTTCGGTAAGCGCAATCGAAAAGCATATGATGAAAGCAATGCGCGCATTGCTGGAGGAGAGCGATGACTGATCCGCATTCGAGGAGCGGCGGCATGAGCGACGAGGAACTGGCCGCCTTCCTGCGCAACCCTTCGGGCGAAGACCGGGCAATGACTGAAGAGTCGGCTTCGCTGCAGGAAGCCGAGAGCCTGTGGCGCTCACTCGATGCCGTGAAGGACGATCCGCGCATTATGGCCAT comes from the Novosphingobium pentaromativorans US6-1 genome and includes:
- a CDS encoding TonB-dependent receptor, which codes for MKSSIIMATLLAAVSAFPLTSMAQTSNAAATSESANGGILASGDIVVTALRRDSTLQETPISIAAMSGETLREMGSSEITGYFRQVPNLNVSQGQIGSSRISIRGVNAAGEATVGLYYDETPVTGPSGTNQDPGAVAANLNLFDVERVEVLRGPQGTLYGASSMAGTLRVIFKKPDASTYEAAAEADASAIDGGGTGYGVKAMVNVPIVEDKLGVRVVGYYQKKPGFIDNVLYGEKNINDSEARGVRALIGYEPGPDTKILATAIYEKTTADDQQGWYPQLGRYKTDSKVQLPFNSEMQLYNLKADQDFGFATLTATGTYYKFNIVRTVDFTPTVQVLGSLPSICSAYYGQSSACSPDQQSDFSDYAQSVLPVIGYQPAWLKSQNYEVRLASNGTNLIDWTIGGYYEHRKDHIDSNTTSVSPVDGSVPSPLQNLSYRYVETRTEQIAGFGEVTLHPTDKLSLTGGLRYYDYSKTVSGESTLASPLTGSILADYEERKASANGLIQKFNVSYNFTPDFMAYASAGKGFRPGGANNIPILPAHLIAYDSDSLWNYEAGIKTSWLGGKVVFNASMFQIDWSNMQVMARTADGLYAFLTNAGAARIRGGEFDLTARPLAGLSLSVSGGYTDGKLTEDQSSEDILISASTGRKGDRLANSPKWSGAASASYKWALNDRFDAMLRADYAYTGKMKSSISATDPYLTNYGNYSTVNLRAGIENETWGMALYVNNVTDTVGNVSQSSGFGYSDITFSIPPRTFGVNLHFAM
- a CDS encoding RNA polymerase sigma factor, which codes for MSEPNKLHDAIFPHLPVLRQWLLRRLDRKEDVEDVVQDVWMRLCRLPDQGVIENPRAYLFRTAGSVMTDRFRRGEVRAAKRHEELTEIRHPVEEITPERVLMGKNEIERVVARIGMLPERTRDIFVLSRFENLNNKQIAAAMGISVSAIEKHMMKAMRALLEESDD
- a CDS encoding TonB-dependent receptor domain-containing protein — translated: MARQALIVILAWSCCAFAVPTAFAATGQASLAEALQALARRGHLSILFRPETVSGLRAGKPGKPSKPEAALDEMLRGTGLRARRIAPRTFVIERIEVAKSEGGTDASAPPAERHVQTAAPSSIIVTALRRPTLLLDTPVSMIAIEGQQWSELAGRTNADVARLAPSLAITSQGAGLDRLSLRGVISAGEPSVGLYYGNAPVLGPSGSTSDPGLMTPNLLLIDVDRIEVLRGPQGTLYGAGSLAGTMRVLFRQPELDRYSANLDGSVSSTRGGGNGFDASSVINLALLPGRAALRAVAYRRREAGFVDNVALGLANIGNRDDAGARLAVKWEPDPDWSLSLEGAYQKTDYDDFGSGSGDVGTNRTNRTVRLPFSSRFWMASAVVRGALGTTDVELSASRYRWLPRRSFDFTAVLEDLRGDAQACAGYFDRPAASGCSAAELTQFGSYLDTATPAVLDQPLRVTSTSAELRLSGRGALNWTAGFFVNRRTDRGESLTRSADEQGVVDAAAPLLSLRRFAGSLNQVAAFGDVTWNATDRLHVTAGGRIFRYRRSASGESILRNPATEVYGSEGSESYVYSVRGTAGRMRFDFHPAPDWLIYGEVAQGFRPGGINIVPGLPRDAAVYRGDRLVSRELGWRVSLGRDAIQLSGAAFRQTWSDMEVSAITNNGAFAIISNLGSARIDGIELGLDARVGEHLEANVQATYLDPRLTSDQVSEIAQTSGRAGDRLAFVPPFIVSSVLTSRWDLGGDLAFKLALSGHFSSRHYSTANRTDERVMRIGSAGSIDLRASLQGSVHSVILGVTNLTGSHGRIQASDFIFAPRTITRVRPRTVSIGFNAIF